The Pleuronectes platessa chromosome 11, fPlePla1.1, whole genome shotgun sequence genome includes a window with the following:
- the LOC128451442 gene encoding claudin-20, whose product MASTGMQIFGFVLALLGIMGAMVATVLPNWKVSADVGSNIITAISQMQGLWMDCTWYSTGMFSCTLKYSVLSLPAYLQTARTTMVLCCVMAAMGLCLASLGLKCTRWGGGRRSKRHAAIASGGCFVAAGFLCLVPASWFTNEVITNFLDSNVPESNKFEPGGAVYVAFVSAGFLFVGGSIFCMSCSGKRHGPQDLVLLPPPDKLLLQQQQQQLLQQQQELQHQYCSLSPLDNKTGYSLQDYV is encoded by the coding sequence ATGGCATCCACGGGCATGCAGATATTTGGATTTGTCCTGGCTCTGTTGGGCATCATGGGTGCCATGGTGGCCACCGTGCTGCCCAACTGGAAGGTCAGCGCAGACGTGGGCTCCAACATCATCACAGCGATCTCCCAAATGCAGGGACTGTGGATGGACTGCACATGGTACAGCACAGGCATGTTCAGTTGCACACTCAAGTATTCCGTGCTTTCACTACCTGCGTACTTGCAGACTGCCCGCACCACCATGGTGCTGTGCTGCGTAATGGCTGCCATGGGcctctgccttgcatccctggGACTAAAATGCACACGTTGGGGAGGTGGACGACGCTCCAAGCGACACGCTGCAATCGCAAGCGGTGGCTGCTTTGTGGCCGCAGGGTTTCTGTGTCTGGTTCCTGCTTCCTGGTTTACCAACGAGGTCATCACCAACTTTCTGGACTCCAACGTGCCAGAGAGCAATAAGTTTGAGCCTGGGGGCGCTGTGTATGTTGCCTTTGTTTCAGCAGGATTCCTCTTTGTTGGGGGGTCCATCTTCTGTATGTCCTGTTCAGGGAAGCGGCATGGTCCCCAGGACCTGGTCCTGCTGCCTCCACCTGACAAActgctgctccagcagcagcagcaacagctgcttcagcagcagcaggagctccaGCACCAGTactgctctctctccccattAGACAATAAGACGGGCTACAGCCTGCAGGACTATGTGTAA